CGCCCAAGCGCAACCCGAGTTCGACCCGGCGCTCCGCACCCTCCGGTACGTGCTCATCGGAAAAGCCCCGACCGACGGCGAGCTCCTGTTCCCGGCGCAGTTCGCCCTCCTTTTGGTCCTCGCGGCGGTGATCGGGTTCTTCCTCCACCGGACCGCATACGGGCGCTACTGGTACGCGATCGGGCACAGCGAACTGGCCGCGAAGTACGCGGGGGTGAACGTGAACCGGCACCGGCTGGTGGTGTACGTCGCGTGCTCGGCGCTCGCGGCGCTCGCGGGAACACTTCTGTTTCTCAATTCCCCGTCGGTGCAGTCCGACAACGCCGGCCTCGGCTGGGAACTCTACGCGATCCTCGGGGCCGTGCTCGGCGGGTGCAGCCTGCGCGGGGGCGAGGGCACCGCGGTCGGCATGGTGCTCGGCGCGATGGTGCTGCCGATCATCGAGAGCATCGTCAACTTCCGGGGCGACAAGAGCGACGTGATCCCCGCGGTCGTCGGCGTGACGCTGCTGGTCGGCACCATCGTGGACGAACTGATCCGCCGGCGCTCGCGGGTCCACAGGTAGCGGCGCCGTGCCCGAGAACCCGTTCGACAAGAGGTGGAAGCGGCGCGCGGAGCAAGACTCCGCGCGCCAGCGCCGATCGAA
The Gemmata palustris DNA segment above includes these coding regions:
- a CDS encoding ABC transporter permease; protein product: MTRILGVLGLVLVLYGALFASHDKAGEVGNLIDVANYQGQYGLITLGAALVIITGGIDLSVGSVVACGAVLFGLLTTRGTHPYLAVPIVVAFGASVGLVNGLLITRLRLQPFLVTLCGMFIFRGVARLLGDTVSMSRVAQAQPEFDPALRTLRYVLIGKAPTDGELLFPAQFALLLVLAAVIGFFLHRTAYGRYWYAIGHSELAAKYAGVNVNRHRLVVYVACSALAALAGTLLFLNSPSVQSDNAGLGWELYAILGAVLGGCSLRGGEGTAVGMVLGAMVLPIIESIVNFRGDKSDVIPAVVGVTLLVGTIVDELIRRRSRVHR